A DNA window from Desertibacillus haloalkaliphilus contains the following coding sequences:
- a CDS encoding glutaredoxin family protein: MDKIKITYYSKENCSLCDKGLAVLVEINKEIPLEITEVDIYKDDTLLEKYQIMIPVVSVDGEDIDYGILSKEKIRKRLLSQIG, translated from the coding sequence ATGGACAAAATAAAGATAACGTATTATTCAAAAGAAAATTGCTCATTATGTGATAAAGGCCTTGCCGTTTTGGTAGAAATCAATAAGGAAATTCCGTTAGAGATCACAGAAGTAGATATTTACAAAGACGATACACTTTTAGAAAAGTATCAAATTATGATTCCGGTTGTTTCGGTCGATGGTGAAGATATCGATTATGGAATTTTGTCGAAAGAAAAGATAAGAAAGCGATTACTTTCGCAAATTGGGTAA
- the rpoN gene encoding RNA polymerase factor sigma-54: MNMEFGLYQKQSMNLVMTTELRQAITLLQYSTLDLSAFIHEQALENPLMEIKDGRDLDEWKKQVDFSVSEDAKPYEGDPNFSPFDHISKDESGLREHLLEQIRLLDSSDEEREVVTYLALHVDEAGYFQHSLADIAIELGRSEDEVEEGLLLLQQLDPIGVGARSLRECLLLQLQELPARDSLAEIVVGEYLELLAEKKWKQIAKELSITMQEVQSVYDLIQTLEPRPGINFYSEPTRFIVPDVSVEKVDGELVVTVHDDLLPPIKLNRQYQYLLQENAETEASKYAKQKYQQMMWLLKSINQRQQTLFKVTEAIVEHQKEFFEDGTEALKPLTLKEIAEKVDVHESTVSRTTTQKYVQTPKGLFELKYFFTSGVQANNTTTSSSQSIKQMIKAMIDNENKQKPLSDQKIVNQLKEEKDVSISRRAVAKYRDEMNIPSSSKRKRYE, encoded by the coding sequence TGGAGTTCGGCTTATATCAGAAGCAGTCGATGAACTTAGTGATGACAACTGAATTGCGTCAAGCGATTACACTTTTGCAATATTCGACGCTTGATTTATCTGCTTTTATTCATGAACAAGCGTTAGAAAACCCCCTGATGGAGATCAAAGATGGACGTGACCTTGATGAGTGGAAAAAACAAGTTGATTTCTCAGTGAGTGAAGATGCGAAGCCATATGAAGGTGATCCGAATTTTTCACCATTTGATCATATTAGCAAGGATGAGAGTGGTTTGCGCGAGCATTTGCTAGAACAGATTCGCTTGCTTGATAGTAGTGATGAAGAGCGAGAAGTGGTTACCTACCTTGCGCTTCATGTGGATGAAGCTGGTTATTTCCAACATTCACTTGCAGATATTGCGATTGAATTGGGGCGGTCAGAAGATGAGGTGGAGGAGGGGCTCTTGCTTTTACAGCAATTAGATCCAATTGGTGTTGGAGCAAGATCACTTCGAGAATGCTTACTACTGCAACTCCAAGAGCTGCCGGCGCGTGATTCGTTAGCCGAAATTGTCGTCGGAGAGTATCTCGAATTATTAGCGGAGAAGAAGTGGAAGCAGATAGCCAAGGAACTATCGATTACGATGCAGGAAGTTCAATCCGTCTATGATTTAATCCAAACACTGGAGCCGCGTCCGGGGATTAACTTTTATTCTGAACCGACACGTTTTATTGTTCCTGATGTGAGTGTCGAAAAGGTAGACGGTGAACTTGTTGTGACGGTACACGATGATTTGCTGCCGCCGATTAAATTGAATCGTCAGTATCAGTATTTACTTCAGGAAAATGCAGAAACTGAAGCAAGTAAGTATGCAAAGCAGAAGTACCAGCAAATGATGTGGCTGTTAAAAAGCATCAACCAGCGCCAGCAGACACTCTTCAAAGTGACTGAAGCGATTGTTGAGCATCAAAAGGAGTTCTTTGAGGATGGAACCGAAGCGCTCAAACCACTAACGTTAAAAGAAATCGCTGAGAAAGTTGACGTCCATGAATCAACGGTCAGTCGGACGACAACCCAGAAATACGTACAAACTCCAAAGGGGCTATTTGAACTGAAATACTTTTTTACCTCAGGTGTTCAAGCAAATAATACAACTACCTCATCGTCTCAATCGATTAAACAAATGATCAAAGCGATGATTGATAATGAAAATAAACAGAAACCACTGTCTGATCAGAAGATCGTCAATCAGTTAAAAGAAGAAAAAGATGTTTCGATTTCGCGTAGAGCTGTCGCCAAGTATCGCGATGAAATGAATATTCCTTCTTCATCAAAGCGGAAACGATATGAATAA